A region from the Acyrthosiphon pisum isolate AL4f chromosome A1, pea_aphid_22Mar2018_4r6ur, whole genome shotgun sequence genome encodes:
- the LOC100164598 gene encoding protein disulfide-isomerase A3 → MKFMRGLIVFSGFLLSSVLADSVVDLSDSDFDSSVAEFDTSLVMFYAPWCGHCKKLKPEFEKAAKSLLKEDPPVTLAKVDCTEAGKEVCNKFGVSGYPTLKIFRNGEVSKEYNGPRDSAGIVKYMKSQVGPSSKDLSSEDIIKNFLSKDDVVVVGFFETETDLKGKFVQLANKLREKVNFGHTTSQSVIDKYNYKNNVVLYRPKHLSNKFEPDFVVYDGEESTSALDSWITSNYHGLVGYRQKENMEAFKPPYVGVYYAVDYVKNPKGTNYWRNRVLKVAKSVKDVTFAVNNKDDFQHEINEYGLEFVSDDKPIVLARSLDNKKYIMKDEFSVENLEKFVNDFQDGNLEPYIKSESVPEDNTTPVKVAVAKNFDDLVINNGVDTLVEFYAPWCGHCKSLAPVYEQVAEKLKDEAVSLVKMDATANDVPSTFDVRGFPTLYWLPKDSKNKPIRYEGGRDVNDFIKYIASKATDELSGFDRSGNPKDGKHEL, encoded by the exons ATGAAGTTTATGCGCGGATTGATCGTGTTCTCCGGTTTTCTATTGAGTTCCGTACTTGCCGACTCTGTTGTCGATCTATCAGACTCTGATTTCGACTCGTCGGTAGCTGAATTTGATACGTCTTTGGTCATGTTCTATGCCCCATG GTGCGGACACTGTAAGAAATTGAAACCCGAATTCGAGAAGGCTGCAAAGAGTCTACTGAAAGAAGATCCACCTGTAACATTGGCtaag GTGGATTGTACAGAAGCTGGTAAGGAAGTATGTAATAAATTTGGTGTCTCTGGATATCCAACTTTAAAAATCTTCCGAAACGGTGAAGTTTCTAAAGAATACAATGGACCCCGTGATTCTG CTGGTATTGTCAAGTACATGAAATCACAAGTTGGGCCAAGTTCAAAAGACTTATCTTCAGAAGACATTATTAAGAACTTCTTATCTAAAGATGATGTGGTGGTTGTTGGGTTCTTTGAAACAGAAACTGATCTCAAGGGCAAATTTGTTCAACTTGCCAACAAATTACGTGAAAAAGTAAACTTTGGTCATACCACTTCACAGTcagtaattgataaatataactacaa gaatAATGTTGTGCTCTATAGACCTAAgcatttaagtaataaatttgaACCAGATTTTGTTGTTTATGATGGTGAAGAATCAACTTCTGCTCTTGATTCTTGGATTACATCAAATTA tCATGGTTTGGTTGGTTACCGCCAAAAGGAAAATATGGAGGCTTTCAAACCTCCTTATGTTGGAGTTTATTACGCTGTTGATTACGTTAAGAACCCAAAAGGAACAAACTACTGGCGTAATAGAGTATTGAAAGTTGCCAAGTCTGTAAAAGATGTTACTTTCGCTGTAAACAACAAAGATGATTTCCAACATGAAATTAATGAGTATGGATTAGAATTTGTATCAGACGACAAGCCTATAGTTTTGGCACGTTCTCTGGACAACAAGAAGTACATAATGAAGGATGAATTCTC AGTTGAAAATCTAGAAAAATTCGTAAATGACTTCCAAGACGGTAACTTAGAACCGTACATTAAATCAGAGTCAGTTCCTGAAGATAACACTACACCAGTAAAAGTAGCTGTTGCCAAAAACTTTGATGATTTAGTTATTAACAACGGAGTTGACACATTAGTAGAATTCTATGCCCCATGGTGTGGCCATTGTAAAAGTTTAGCTCCGGTCTATGAACAAGTTGCTGAAAAG ttaaaAGATGAAGCTGTGTCTTTGGTAAAAATGGACGCAACTGCTAATGATGTTCCTTCTACTTTTGATGTTCGTGGATTCCCAACCTTATATTGGTTGCCCAAGGATAGCAAAAATAAGCCTATTCGTTACGAG gGAGGCCGAGATGTAAACGATTTTATCAAGTACATAGCATCTAAGGCTACAGATGAACTCAGTGGATTTGATAGGTCTGGAAATCCTAAAGATGGCAAGCATGAACTGTAA
- the LOC100165285 gene encoding zinc finger protein 608 isoform X2 yields the protein MAAPMREELGGAVAASTDSVGSGNGNNNNTSSNANFEYDDNEWDIGIGDLIIDLDADIEKTGSTSTTATSEALGVTNSAATTVGLTAGSGAMSGAAATAPTATTAGSNKATVEHSATVDKGLKMKIKRTKTGTKSFEAKHEIVKPGEQNGSLASTQSQSSGSASSNDSSGSSAESKQTGKHSSTSSTNCTTPTTSTTSTVSSVKRGSSSHRRDKTKDKQHSSSTSGDKCHKVNSSLSSELNGRGPVSQSAPRTSTFPALSSNTQSPNVPGPGPPVGEAGTSTSSSVANGPEQIISPPVVPMENTQTTTKSSAALSTLSKPLQSTSPPPTNKVKTANSSTSASLTEQKETADACVGTSISVGTVTEPDCFGPCEPGTHVNLEGIVWNEIEGVLVVNVTWRGKTYIGTLLDCTRHDWAPPRFSEASAGEPECRLPQKGRGKRGRASLTASPSNDLVNFTETRSSVHSKLRSNGTNKCNSSNNSSRRGTSSPTPSSFVPPRSDSNSSNKRKKPPGSEDEASGKKIKAEPASPPPMSPTMLDCPEPNCSKKYKNANGLRYHQSHAHGAALDDEDADTKESGGASTSENEDDTSPVSVSNSGIQDNLKEDQPIVISQPIEQPQLSTTPPVTEVDPPAPIQSPPLLVTKPSVLRFGLSGNEETNVVTPTLTAPKTVLSVPVVQPAPTPPPLLQPATPLQAIAPTSQSPQPQPPILHVQSPASQQLPTPPQIQPLALNQPQVQKVPQFKVKPASALMPAEDNMKVNKDIKNKVATTSHKKKNRKSPASSPRPFSIDQPQFDSSNCSRDDVQSPAYSDISDDTAPILEVEMNDSMNKQKLSTTDKKSEPNTAHSPHPIQPYNHMYPAYYGQPPYLISSVQPNDTSKQIKEGEKINQHSQDLKMSSSTGDKDNKKDLQSNQAAEYQQQKLLQQYFNYDSYVQNYPYNIGAGYPMSMVQDKEMKPDDKNHQPSMPGTLSVPQPNKIKTEQIIPKEKPSHQNENHQIMKESIEMKSQMNSAYMFSRQQQQQQQQQQQQQQQQQQQQQQQQQQQQQQQQQQQQQQQQQQQQQQQQQQDDVRRYYVYPDQRRKDHGSGDHSHTKSNTQSTPTKHSMGTNSIHKHKEKHEDKKDDKMCKSSSHMSEGVKPTMETQGPPPPPTSSYAYIHPGFMQSPHFAGALAFDPMYRSAMNPMLVPGPYGNTPPPPYLHPQLHAQMQRYHAPEDLSRPAVSTQSSTPSQPPSGPKAALDLLQHHASQYYSSHKIHELQERAIKSPTPKPNAQPGLTPAPSPGTRQSPSLTSTGIVPSATERTTSTGPPSSTQSSGKSGSTGDPKDCRSPPPQSFPINLFHLIQRL from the exons ATGGCGGCCCCAATGAGAGAAGAGCTGGGTGGGGCGGTGGCGGCGTCCACAGATAGTGTTGGAAGTGGCAATGGCAACAACAACAATACCAGCAGTAATGCAAATTTTGAGTATGATGACAATGAATGGGATATTGGTATAGGCGATTTAATTATCGACTTAGACGCAGATATTGAAAAAACAGGATCAACATCTACAACTGCAACTAGTGAAGCCCTTGGTGTTACCAATAGTGCGGCTACAACAGTCGGTTTAACGGCTGGTAGTGGAGCCATGTCAGGAGCAGCTGCCACTGCACCCACGGCCACTACAGCTGGCAGCAATAAAGCTACTGTTGAGCATTCAGCTACTGTTGATAaaggattaaaaatgaaaatcaaaCGAACAAAAACGGGGACTAAGAGCTTTGAAGCTAAACATGAAATCGTCAAGCCCGGCGAACAAAATGGATCTTTAGCTTCCACCCAATCTCAGTCAAGTGGCAGTGCCTCTTCAAACGATTCATCTGGATCTTCTGCCGAATCCAAACAAactg gtAAACATTCCAGTACATCTAGTACTAATTGTACTACTCCTACAACCAGTACTACTTCCACTGTAAGTTCAGTAAAACGTGGATCTAGCAGTCATCGAAGAGATAAAACAAAAGACAAACAACATAGTTCATCTACAAGTGGTGATAAGTGTCATAAAGTAAATTCTAGTTTGTCTTCTGAACTTAATGGTCGAGGTCCTGTTAGTCAATCAGCTCCTAGAACCAGCACTTTCCCAGCTTTATCAAGCAATACACAGTCACCTAATGTACCCGGTCCTGGACCACCGGTTGGAGAAGCAGGGACTTCAACTTCTTCAAGTGTGGCCAATGGTCCGGAACAAATTATATCACCCCCAGTAGTTCCAATGGAAAATACCCAAACTACTACAAAGTCTTCTGCGGCATTATCTACCTTATCAAAACCTCTGCAATCTACCTCACCACCCCCAACCAACAAAGTAAAGACTGCTAATAGTTCAACTTCTGCTTCCCTAACAGAGcaaaag GAAACAGCTGATGCCTGTGTTGGTACTAGCATCAGTGTTGGAACTGTTACAGAACCAGATTGTTTTGGGCCATGTGAACCTGGAACACATGTTAATTTAGAGGGAATTGTATGGAACGAAATTGAag gtgtGCTTGTTGTTAATGTAACATGGAGAGGAAAAACTTATATAGGCACATTATTAGACTGTACTAGACATGATTGGGCTCCacctag gttttctGAAGCATCTGCTGGAGAACCGGAATGCCGTTTACCTCAAAAAGGACGTGGAAAAAGGGGCCGTGCTAGTTTAACCGCTAGCCCCAGTAATGATTTGGTAAATTTTACTGAAACCAGATCTTCAGTTCATAGTAAACTTCGAAGTAATggtacaaataaatgtaatagcAGTAATAATTCAAGTAGGAGAGGTACATCATCACCCACACCGTCTTCATTTGTACCACCACGTTCAGATTCTAACAGCTCTAATAAGAGGAAGAAGCCTCCTGGTTCTGAAGATGAAGCTTCAGGGAAGAAAATAAAAGCAGAACCAGCAAGTCCACCACCTATGTCACCTACTATGTTAGATTGCCCTGAACCAAATTgttctaaaaagtataaaaatgcaAATGGATTAAGATATCATCAATCTCATGCACATGGTGCTGCTTTGGACGATGAAGATGCTGACACTAAAGAATCTGGTGGTGCAAGTACTTCTGAAAATGAAGATGATACTAGTCCTGTTTCTGTGAGTAATTCTGGTATTCAAGATAATCTAAAAGAAGATCAGCCTATTGTCATTAGTCAACCAATTGAACAACCACAACTTTCCACAACTCCTCCAGTAACTGAAGTGGATCCTCCAGCTCCAATACAGTCTCCTCCTCTTTTAGTTACAAAACCTAGTGTTTTACGGTTTGGCCTCTCTGGAAATGAAGAGACTAATGTTGTTACCCCTACACTGACAGCGCCTAAAACAGTTCTATCAGTTCCTGTTGTTCAGCCAGCTCCTACTCCACCACCACTGCTACAGCCAGCAACTCCTTTACAAGCAATTGCTCCTACTTCTCAGTCACCACAACCCCAACCACCAATTTTACATGTACAAAGTCCAGCATCACAACAGTTACCTACACCTCCACAAATTCAACCTTTAGCACTAAATCAGCCACAAGTTCAAAAAGTACCACAATTCAAAGTAAAGCCAGCATCTGCTTTAATGCCCGCTGAAGATAATATGAAAGtcaataaagatattaaaaataaagttgcaACAACATCTCATAAAAAGAAAAACCGTAAATCACCAGCTAGCAGTCCCAGACCATTTTCCATTGATCAACCACAATTTGATAGCTCTAACTGTAGCCGCGATGATGTACAAAGTCCTGCATATTCTGATATCTCAGATGATACTGCACCAATTCTCGAAGTTGAGATGAATGATAGtatgaataaacaaaaattgtctACTACTGATAAAAAGTCAGAACCAAACACAGCACATTCTCCTCATCCTATCCAACCATATAACCATATGTACCCGGCATATTATGGTCAACCACCTTATTTGATTTCCTCTGTTCAACCGAATGACACATCTAAACAAATTAAAGAAGGTGAAAAAATTAACCAACATTcacaagatttaaaaatgtcgtCTTCAACTGGAGATAAAGATAATAAGAAAGATTTACAATCAAATCAAGCGGCTGAATATCAGCAACAAAAGCTTttgcaacaatattttaattatgattcctATGTTCAAAATTATCCTTATAATATTGGAGCAGGATATCCCATGTCTATGGTACAAGATAAAGAAATGAAGCCTGATGATAAAAATCATCAACCTTCAATGCCTGGTACTTTGAGTGTTCCTCAgccgaataaaataaaaactgaacaaaTAATACCCAAAGAAAAACCTTCCCATCAAAACGAAAATCATCAAATTATGAAAGAAAGCATAGAAATGAAGTCACAAATGAATTCAGCTTATATGTTTTCAcgacagcagcagcagcagcagcagcagcagcagcaacaacaacaacaacaacaacaacaacaacaacaacaacaacaacaacaacaacaacaacaacaacaacaacagcaacagcaacaacagcagcagcagcaacaacaacaacagcagcaagATGATGTAAGACGTTATTATGTATATCCAGATCAGAGACGGAAGGATCATGGTTCTGGTGATCATTCACATACAAAATCAAATACACAAAGTACACCAACTAAGCATTCTATGGGCACTAACTCAATACACAAGCATAAAGAAAAACATGAAGACAAGAAAGatgataaaatgtgtaaaagTTCTTCTCATATGTCAGAAGGAGTTAAACCTACAATGGAAACACAAGGACCACCTCCACCACCTACGTCTTCATATGCATATATACATCCGGGTTTTATGCAGTCACCCCATTTTGCTGGCGCTTTGGCATTTGATCCCATGTACAGGAGTGCAATGAATCCTATGTTGGTGCCTGGACCTTATGGAAATACGCCACCACCCCCTTATTTACATCCTCAGCTACATGCTCAAATGCAACGGTATCATGCACCTGAAGATCTCTCACGACCAGCTGTTTCTACACAGTCGTCAACTCCTTCCCAACCACCATCTGGGCCTAAGGCGGCTCTTGATCTCCTACAACATCATGCTAGTCAATATTACTCTTCACATAAGATACATGAATTACAAGAACGTGCCATTAAGTCGCCTACACCAAAACCGAATGCACAACCGGGCCTAACGCCAGCTCCGTCACCAGGAACAAGGCAATCTCCATCTTTAACGTCAACGGGCATAGTACCATCTGCCACTGAACGAACTACGTCTACTGGTCCTCCTTCATCTACCCAATCTTCTGGTAAATCGGGGTCAACTGGTGATCCAAAAGACTGCCGTTCACCACCTCCTCAAAG TTTTccaataaatttgtttcactTAATTCAAAGGCTGTGA
- the LOC100165285 gene encoding zinc finger protein 608 isoform X1 gives MAAPMREELGGAVAASTDSVGSGNGNNNNTSSNANFEYDDNEWDIGIGDLIIDLDADIEKTGSTSTTATSEALGVTNSAATTVGLTAGSGAMSGAAATAPTATTAGSNKATVEHSATVDKGLKMKIKRTKTGTKSFEAKHEIVKPGEQNGSLASTQSQSSGSASSNDSSGSSAESKQTGKHSSTSSTNCTTPTTSTTSTVSSVKRGSSSHRRDKTKDKQHSSSTSGDKCHKVNSSLSSELNGRGPVSQSAPRTSTFPALSSNTQSPNVPGPGPPVGEAGTSTSSSVANGPEQIISPPVVPMENTQTTTKSSAALSTLSKPLQSTSPPPTNKVKTANSSTSASLTEQKETADACVGTSISVGTVTEPDCFGPCEPGTHVNLEGIVWNEIEGVLVVNVTWRGKTYIGTLLDCTRHDWAPPRFSEASAGEPECRLPQKGRGKRGRASLTASPSNDLVNFTETRSSVHSKLRSNGTNKCNSSNNSSRRGTSSPTPSSFVPPRSDSNSSNKRKKPPGSEDEASGKKIKAEPASPPPMSPTMLDCPEPNCSKKYKNANGLRYHQSHAHGAALDDEDADTKESGGASTSENEDDTSPVSVSNSGIQDNLKEDQPIVISQPIEQPQLSTTPPVTEVDPPAPIQSPPLLVTKPSVLRFGLSGNEETNVVTPTLTAPKTVLSVPVVQPAPTPPPLLQPATPLQAIAPTSQSPQPQPPILHVQSPASQQLPTPPQIQPLALNQPQVQKVPQFKVKPASALMPAEDNMKVNKDIKNKVATTSHKKKNRKSPASSPRPFSIDQPQFDSSNCSRDDVQSPAYSDISDDTAPILEVEMNDSMNKQKLSTTDKKSEPNTAHSPHPIQPYNHMYPAYYGQPPYLISSVQPNDTSKQIKEGEKINQHSQDLKMSSSTGDKDNKKDLQSNQAAEYQQQKLLQQYFNYDSYVQNYPYNIGAGYPMSMVQDKEMKPDDKNHQPSMPGTLSVPQPNKIKTEQIIPKEKPSHQNENHQIMKESIEMKSQMNSAYMFSRQQQQQQQQQQQQQQQQQQQQQQQQQQQQQQQQQQQQQQQQQQQQQQQQQQDDVRRYYVYPDQRRKDHGSGDHSHTKSNTQSTPTKHSMGTNSIHKHKEKHEDKKDDKMCKSSSHMSEGVKPTMETQGPPPPPTSSYAYIHPGFMQSPHFAGALAFDPMYRSAMNPMLVPGPYGNTPPPPYLHPQLHAQMQRYHAPEDLSRPAVSTQSSTPSQPPSGPKAALDLLQHHASQYYSSHKIHELQERAIKSPTPKPNAQPGLTPAPSPGTRQSPSLTSTGIVPSATERTTSTGPPSSTQSSGKSGSTGDPKDCRSPPPQRHVHTHHHTHVGLGYPLYPAPYTGKPL, from the exons ATGGCGGCCCCAATGAGAGAAGAGCTGGGTGGGGCGGTGGCGGCGTCCACAGATAGTGTTGGAAGTGGCAATGGCAACAACAACAATACCAGCAGTAATGCAAATTTTGAGTATGATGACAATGAATGGGATATTGGTATAGGCGATTTAATTATCGACTTAGACGCAGATATTGAAAAAACAGGATCAACATCTACAACTGCAACTAGTGAAGCCCTTGGTGTTACCAATAGTGCGGCTACAACAGTCGGTTTAACGGCTGGTAGTGGAGCCATGTCAGGAGCAGCTGCCACTGCACCCACGGCCACTACAGCTGGCAGCAATAAAGCTACTGTTGAGCATTCAGCTACTGTTGATAaaggattaaaaatgaaaatcaaaCGAACAAAAACGGGGACTAAGAGCTTTGAAGCTAAACATGAAATCGTCAAGCCCGGCGAACAAAATGGATCTTTAGCTTCCACCCAATCTCAGTCAAGTGGCAGTGCCTCTTCAAACGATTCATCTGGATCTTCTGCCGAATCCAAACAAactg gtAAACATTCCAGTACATCTAGTACTAATTGTACTACTCCTACAACCAGTACTACTTCCACTGTAAGTTCAGTAAAACGTGGATCTAGCAGTCATCGAAGAGATAAAACAAAAGACAAACAACATAGTTCATCTACAAGTGGTGATAAGTGTCATAAAGTAAATTCTAGTTTGTCTTCTGAACTTAATGGTCGAGGTCCTGTTAGTCAATCAGCTCCTAGAACCAGCACTTTCCCAGCTTTATCAAGCAATACACAGTCACCTAATGTACCCGGTCCTGGACCACCGGTTGGAGAAGCAGGGACTTCAACTTCTTCAAGTGTGGCCAATGGTCCGGAACAAATTATATCACCCCCAGTAGTTCCAATGGAAAATACCCAAACTACTACAAAGTCTTCTGCGGCATTATCTACCTTATCAAAACCTCTGCAATCTACCTCACCACCCCCAACCAACAAAGTAAAGACTGCTAATAGTTCAACTTCTGCTTCCCTAACAGAGcaaaag GAAACAGCTGATGCCTGTGTTGGTACTAGCATCAGTGTTGGAACTGTTACAGAACCAGATTGTTTTGGGCCATGTGAACCTGGAACACATGTTAATTTAGAGGGAATTGTATGGAACGAAATTGAag gtgtGCTTGTTGTTAATGTAACATGGAGAGGAAAAACTTATATAGGCACATTATTAGACTGTACTAGACATGATTGGGCTCCacctag gttttctGAAGCATCTGCTGGAGAACCGGAATGCCGTTTACCTCAAAAAGGACGTGGAAAAAGGGGCCGTGCTAGTTTAACCGCTAGCCCCAGTAATGATTTGGTAAATTTTACTGAAACCAGATCTTCAGTTCATAGTAAACTTCGAAGTAATggtacaaataaatgtaatagcAGTAATAATTCAAGTAGGAGAGGTACATCATCACCCACACCGTCTTCATTTGTACCACCACGTTCAGATTCTAACAGCTCTAATAAGAGGAAGAAGCCTCCTGGTTCTGAAGATGAAGCTTCAGGGAAGAAAATAAAAGCAGAACCAGCAAGTCCACCACCTATGTCACCTACTATGTTAGATTGCCCTGAACCAAATTgttctaaaaagtataaaaatgcaAATGGATTAAGATATCATCAATCTCATGCACATGGTGCTGCTTTGGACGATGAAGATGCTGACACTAAAGAATCTGGTGGTGCAAGTACTTCTGAAAATGAAGATGATACTAGTCCTGTTTCTGTGAGTAATTCTGGTATTCAAGATAATCTAAAAGAAGATCAGCCTATTGTCATTAGTCAACCAATTGAACAACCACAACTTTCCACAACTCCTCCAGTAACTGAAGTGGATCCTCCAGCTCCAATACAGTCTCCTCCTCTTTTAGTTACAAAACCTAGTGTTTTACGGTTTGGCCTCTCTGGAAATGAAGAGACTAATGTTGTTACCCCTACACTGACAGCGCCTAAAACAGTTCTATCAGTTCCTGTTGTTCAGCCAGCTCCTACTCCACCACCACTGCTACAGCCAGCAACTCCTTTACAAGCAATTGCTCCTACTTCTCAGTCACCACAACCCCAACCACCAATTTTACATGTACAAAGTCCAGCATCACAACAGTTACCTACACCTCCACAAATTCAACCTTTAGCACTAAATCAGCCACAAGTTCAAAAAGTACCACAATTCAAAGTAAAGCCAGCATCTGCTTTAATGCCCGCTGAAGATAATATGAAAGtcaataaagatattaaaaataaagttgcaACAACATCTCATAAAAAGAAAAACCGTAAATCACCAGCTAGCAGTCCCAGACCATTTTCCATTGATCAACCACAATTTGATAGCTCTAACTGTAGCCGCGATGATGTACAAAGTCCTGCATATTCTGATATCTCAGATGATACTGCACCAATTCTCGAAGTTGAGATGAATGATAGtatgaataaacaaaaattgtctACTACTGATAAAAAGTCAGAACCAAACACAGCACATTCTCCTCATCCTATCCAACCATATAACCATATGTACCCGGCATATTATGGTCAACCACCTTATTTGATTTCCTCTGTTCAACCGAATGACACATCTAAACAAATTAAAGAAGGTGAAAAAATTAACCAACATTcacaagatttaaaaatgtcgtCTTCAACTGGAGATAAAGATAATAAGAAAGATTTACAATCAAATCAAGCGGCTGAATATCAGCAACAAAAGCTTttgcaacaatattttaattatgattcctATGTTCAAAATTATCCTTATAATATTGGAGCAGGATATCCCATGTCTATGGTACAAGATAAAGAAATGAAGCCTGATGATAAAAATCATCAACCTTCAATGCCTGGTACTTTGAGTGTTCCTCAgccgaataaaataaaaactgaacaaaTAATACCCAAAGAAAAACCTTCCCATCAAAACGAAAATCATCAAATTATGAAAGAAAGCATAGAAATGAAGTCACAAATGAATTCAGCTTATATGTTTTCAcgacagcagcagcagcagcagcagcagcagcagcaacaacaacaacaacaacaacaacaacaacaacaacaacaacaacaacaacaacaacaacaacaacaacaacagcaacagcaacaacagcagcagcagcaacaacaacaacagcagcaagATGATGTAAGACGTTATTATGTATATCCAGATCAGAGACGGAAGGATCATGGTTCTGGTGATCATTCACATACAAAATCAAATACACAAAGTACACCAACTAAGCATTCTATGGGCACTAACTCAATACACAAGCATAAAGAAAAACATGAAGACAAGAAAGatgataaaatgtgtaaaagTTCTTCTCATATGTCAGAAGGAGTTAAACCTACAATGGAAACACAAGGACCACCTCCACCACCTACGTCTTCATATGCATATATACATCCGGGTTTTATGCAGTCACCCCATTTTGCTGGCGCTTTGGCATTTGATCCCATGTACAGGAGTGCAATGAATCCTATGTTGGTGCCTGGACCTTATGGAAATACGCCACCACCCCCTTATTTACATCCTCAGCTACATGCTCAAATGCAACGGTATCATGCACCTGAAGATCTCTCACGACCAGCTGTTTCTACACAGTCGTCAACTCCTTCCCAACCACCATCTGGGCCTAAGGCGGCTCTTGATCTCCTACAACATCATGCTAGTCAATATTACTCTTCACATAAGATACATGAATTACAAGAACGTGCCATTAAGTCGCCTACACCAAAACCGAATGCACAACCGGGCCTAACGCCAGCTCCGTCACCAGGAACAAGGCAATCTCCATCTTTAACGTCAACGGGCATAGTACCATCTGCCACTGAACGAACTACGTCTACTGGTCCTCCTTCATCTACCCAATCTTCTGGTAAATCGGGGTCAACTGGTGATCCAAAAGACTGCCGTTCACCACCTCCTCAAAGGCATGTACATACACATCATCATACACATGTAGGTCTTGGATATCCACTATATCCAGCGCCTTACACGGGCAAgcctttataa